Part of the Labilibaculum antarcticum genome, GCAAACGTGCTAACTTACCCACAATTCCATGTTCTGAATCATTGCCCGTAATGGCAGTATTTGATGCACCTCCATCAAAAACAGAAACATCATTACTGATAAAATCTCTTTTTTGTGTAGATACATTATCCTTTATTGTTTTCTCAACAGTATAACCAACTAAAGCGGAGAAAGTATGTTTGTCAAATGTCTTCGTATAATTCAGAAGATTTTCCATTGTATACTTATTTGAAGAGGAAAAGTCTTCAGTCAAAATAGCATCTTCACGACTTCCTAATTTATTAATTGCACCATCCTCATCGTAAACAAGATATTGTGGTTGCCAGAATTCACGGTGATAATTCCAATGATTCATACCTAAATTAACTTGGTAGGTTAAACCTTTTGTAATTTCATATTTTAGATTGGCTGCCAGATTGTAAGAATCTTCGATTCGATCATCCTTTTGCTTTAATAATTTAGATAAATACCCAACATGATCAGGATTATTACCTGGAATTATAACAGAATTAGTAGTCGTTTCTAAACTTCCAAGAGGCTGACGATAGGGTCCCTGAAACATCGCAAATTCATACAATCCCCATGGTTCCTGCTCTTTATTCGAATGCATCATAGCAATACTAACAAAGGCATCAAATTTACCCTTTTTCAGACTCGCATTTGCTCGGGTTGTAAAACGATCGTAACCCGATTGACGAAGAATACCATCCTGGTTAAAGTAATTGGTATTTACATTAAAAGTAATACCATCACGTCCACCGGAAAAACTCACATTATGACTCTGAACAGATGCATTATCATTTGTAATTGCACCCACAAAATCGGTATCATAATCCATTGCATTCGGATTGTAATGCAATATACTAGAGTGTGAGCCCTGCATAACCTGCATTTGCTCATCTACATATAGATGCTCTGCAGTATTCAATAGTTCTGTTCCAGAAGTAATATTCTGGATACCATAGTAAGAAGAAAAGCTCACCTTTGTTTTTCCTTCTTTACCTCTTTTAGTTGTAATTAAAATGACACCATTCGATGCACGCGTACCATATACCGCAGCCGATGCTCCATCCTTTAAGATATCAACAGTTTCAATATCTTCCGAAGCAAGGTTTGGATTTCCATTATAAGGAATTCCATCTACAACATATAATGGACCGGAATCACTGGAAATAGAACCCAATCCACGAATTTGGATATTGGCCTGATCTCCTGGACGTCCACTACTTTCGACTACACTAACACCCGCAATTTTCCCTTGCAGTGATTTGGTGAAATCAGATGACACGATCTGCGACATTTCTTCTGACTTAATAGATGAAACAGCTCCCGTCAATTCAATTTTCTTTTGTGTACCATAACCGACTACAACAACTTCGGATAGTTCGGCGAAGTCAGGTGCAAGATCAATTTTCACACTTGTTTCACCCGAAAGAGCGACTTCTTGCGTCACATAACCAATAAAGGACACAATAAGTGTACTATTTTCTGATGTATTTATATTAAACACACCATCAATATCACTGGTTGTTCCAATACTTGTTCCTTTTACGACAACGGTTGCGCCAGGAAGCGCAGTTCCATCTGAGGAATCGTAAACAGTACCAGTAATTCTTTTTTCTTGAGCAATAGTACTTGCTGCAAAAAACAGACATAGGAATGCCAATAACAATATTGACTTTCCATTAATTCTAATAATTTCTCTCATAAGAAAGCATTTTTCATTTACAGATTAGGATTAAAAAAAAACGTTACTT contains:
- a CDS encoding SusC/RagA family TonB-linked outer membrane protein — its product is MREIIRINGKSILLLAFLCLFFAASTIAQEKRITGTVYDSSDGTALPGATVVVKGTSIGTTSDIDGVFNINTSENSTLIVSFIGYVTQEVALSGETSVKIDLAPDFAELSEVVVVGYGTQKKIELTGAVSSIKSEEMSQIVSSDFTKSLQGKIAGVSVVESSGRPGDQANIQIRGLGSISSDSGPLYVVDGIPYNGNPNLASEDIETVDILKDGASAAVYGTRASNGVILITTKRGKEGKTKVSFSSYYGIQNITSGTELLNTAEHLYVDEQMQVMQGSHSSILHYNPNAMDYDTDFVGAITNDNASVQSHNVSFSGGRDGITFNVNTNYFNQDGILRQSGYDRFTTRANASLKKGKFDAFVSIAMMHSNKEQEPWGLYEFAMFQGPYRQPLGSLETTTNSVIIPGNNPDHVGYLSKLLKQKDDRIEDSYNLAANLKYEITKGLTYQVNLGMNHWNYHREFWQPQYLVYDEDGAINKLGSREDAILTEDFSSSNKYTMENLLNYTKTFDKHTFSALVGYTVEKTIKDNVSTQKRDFISNDVSVFDGGASNTAITGNDSEHGIVGKLARLQYNYDDRYLFSASVRYDGSSNFGEDNRYKEFYGASAGWNISEEKFMESVTSIDNLKLRLSYGEVGNQGISPYLYAAYVDANIDYVWGPESGDELGSGAIQRGYGNPMVQWETNISQNIGVDLLMFDGKFSLTADVYKNDKQDMLLNVLLPASSGTTITGDWGNYNSITSNVGNMVNKGFEIGTYYKERTSFGMNWQVSGTFTRNINEITDLGEDLEKIALADSKPGSWRATQQDMTTYMVPGYEAGAFFLIPTDGIFKTAEQLAAHVHTNEDGSTSAIQPNAQLGDLIYIDTDKNGVIDDDDRTYQGSGQAKFEVGLNLTVDYKGFDLSTQLFYSNGNKVFNGAKLFAYSMGRHKDLARMWTPQNPDSDIMSSRSSSEHDNFRSRSNYFLEDADFLRVRNITLGYTLPKKITGKYFDKLRVYCTAQNAFTFTNYDGYDPEVGGNGVSTRGIDKGSYPVTRKFLMGVQVDF